One Candidatus Sulfurimonas baltica DNA segment encodes these proteins:
- the mnmH gene encoding tRNA 2-selenouridine(34) synthase MnmH, with the protein MPQINDFKSIVLNNTPLIDVRAPVEFEKGAFNNAINLLLMNDKERHLVGIRYKEKGNSEAIKLGHELVFGTKKDDRIKSWLDFIETNPNAMLYCFRGGQRSKISQEWIREAGYNITRLKGGYKAFRNYLLTQLEESPNHFKPIILGGRTGSGKTILLKKIQNSVDLEGLANHRGSSFGRKLTPQPSQINFENNLAYDIIKKLDIGFKHLVFEDEGKNIGSAYMPNSLAKYLLTAPLVILETSMKERIDTTFNEYVTDAQKMYADGGFVDALGVWRDDILSAMSRIKKRIGSERYLHVTTIFEKAYNEQIRSTTLDAHKEWVEYLLVEYYDPMYDYQILKRSEKVKFRGSSEEVFAYLALFE; encoded by the coding sequence ATGCCTCAAATCAATGATTTTAAGTCAATAGTTTTAAATAATACACCTCTGATTGATGTTCGTGCTCCTGTTGAGTTTGAAAAAGGTGCTTTTAACAATGCCATAAACCTTTTGCTTATGAATGACAAGGAGAGACACCTTGTTGGTATTCGTTACAAAGAAAAAGGAAACTCTGAGGCAATAAAACTCGGACATGAATTGGTTTTCGGAACAAAAAAAGATGACAGAATAAAATCATGGCTTGATTTTATAGAGACAAACCCAAATGCTATGCTTTATTGCTTTAGAGGGGGACAACGCTCTAAAATATCTCAAGAGTGGATTCGTGAGGCCGGATATAATATCACACGTCTTAAAGGTGGCTATAAAGCATTTAGAAACTACCTGTTGACACAACTTGAAGAGTCACCTAATCATTTTAAACCAATTATACTTGGCGGACGTACCGGCTCCGGAAAAACAATACTACTCAAAAAAATACAAAATTCCGTTGACCTTGAGGGTTTGGCAAATCATAGAGGATCATCATTTGGCAGAAAACTAACGCCTCAGCCAAGTCAGATTAATTTTGAGAATAATCTAGCTTATGATATTATCAAAAAACTCGACATAGGATTTAAGCATCTGGTATTTGAAGATGAAGGAAAAAACATAGGAAGTGCATATATGCCAAATAGTTTGGCAAAATATCTTTTAACAGCTCCCCTTGTTATTTTGGAGACATCTATGAAAGAGAGAATAGATACGACATTTAATGAATATGTAACCGATGCACAGAAAATGTATGCAGATGGAGGGTTTGTTGATGCGCTTGGTGTGTGGAGAGATGATATACTAAGTGCAATGAGCAGGATAAAAAAAAGAATCGGCAGCGAGAGATATCTACATGTAACTACTATTTTTGAAAAAGCATATAATGAACAGATTAGAAGCACAACACTAGACGCACATAAAGAGTGGGTTGAGTATCTTTTAGTAGAGTATTATGACCCTATGTATGACTATCAAATACTTAAGCGCTCAGAAAAAGTGAAGTTTAGAGGTTCGAGCGAAGAGGTATTTGCATATTTAGCACTTTTTGAGTGA
- a CDS encoding HIT family protein: protein MEDILYAPWREEYINNKKIKGCVFCHISSHAQDDEEQHVLYRDEHCFIVMNKYPYTPGHFMIIPHAHIDKLEELDSKVWLHISAMAQKCVRLLKEGYGAQGVNIGMNLGVAGGAGIAEHIHMHLVPRWSRDTNFITSIADTRVYSSDFEKIYRKIKSLLPKYI, encoded by the coding sequence TTGGAAGATATTTTATATGCACCTTGGCGGGAAGAGTATATTAATAATAAAAAAATAAAGGGTTGTGTATTTTGTCATATTAGTTCACATGCACAAGATGATGAAGAGCAACATGTGCTCTACAGAGATGAACACTGTTTTATTGTTATGAACAAATACCCATATACTCCGGGGCATTTTATGATTATTCCACATGCACACATCGATAAACTTGAAGAGTTAGATAGCAAAGTGTGGCTGCATATAAGTGCTATGGCTCAAAAATGTGTCAGGCTTTTAAAAGAGGGTTATGGCGCGCAGGGCGTAAATATCGGTATGAACTTAGGTGTTGCAGGCGGGGCAGGGATTGCAGAACATATTCATATGCATCTTGTTCCAAGATGGTCACGTGACACTAACTTTATAACTTCTATTGCAGATACCAGAGTCTATTCAAGCGACTTTGAAAAAATATACAGAAAAATTAAAAGTTTGCTGCCAAAATATATTTAG
- a CDS encoding mechanosensitive ion channel family protein, with protein MKLFIIMLLSSYVLYAATIDTKLYENTENEAYYTEIQKQIESDEKSKLKSLEISEEEKLHLSRVRSASSQKNQIELYDLKSVSKKPLTFNNYYYAINAAASVRVKQNLNRKMLREVNKKSIFLKQAIENIVEADKPKLLSYQLQYAYYKLQEKNIEAKQKLLDAHEEEIISTLFNVFSLLECDFDSDIDIKMKLTDKEIEKISLEKISLEIDLEKALIEDSAKIERIKKKIQSYEAQYQEQLNKKIMLQIEQSLCMLKNKRSKTFFKLIDGIEIHIKEVSTEFFPVYVEEFKILREIAKEVLGSTKLFFSSTLYESREILSQIKGYFTSPLFVFNEQPISLSSLIKAIILIIFGLIVGRFYKRWVARISRKWPDMSQMSVRLASNIGYYLIIAISFIVAMGSLGIDMTSISLIAGALSIGIGFGLQTVVSNLIAGIILMFERTIRIGDTIEINDTMRGRVTDMRIRSTTIKTFDNIDIVIPNSSFIQNNVINWTLDDISRRVHIPFGVAYGTDVDIVKKVILDELENCNLTYIRDDINKKPEVWMIAMNSSSVDFELLVWVDWDNKFRPNSLKSDFLILIYNTLNKNGIQIPFPQLDLHVRHMPL; from the coding sequence ATGAAATTATTTATAATTATGCTCCTTAGCAGTTATGTTTTGTATGCAGCAACAATAGACACAAAACTGTATGAAAACACAGAGAATGAGGCATATTATACAGAGATACAAAAACAGATTGAAAGTGATGAGAAGAGTAAATTAAAGTCTTTAGAAATATCAGAAGAAGAGAAGCTGCATTTGTCGAGAGTGCGAAGTGCATCATCGCAAAAAAATCAAATTGAGCTATATGATTTAAAATCAGTGTCAAAAAAACCACTGACTTTCAACAATTACTATTACGCTATTAATGCTGCCGCTTCAGTGCGTGTTAAACAAAATTTAAATCGTAAAATGCTCCGTGAAGTTAATAAAAAATCAATCTTTTTAAAACAGGCAATAGAGAACATTGTTGAAGCTGATAAACCAAAACTCCTCTCTTACCAGTTGCAATACGCATATTATAAACTTCAGGAAAAAAATATAGAGGCAAAACAGAAGCTGCTAGATGCTCATGAAGAAGAGATAATATCAACCCTTTTTAATGTTTTTTCGCTGCTAGAGTGTGATTTTGATTCTGATATAGATATAAAAATGAAGCTAACAGATAAAGAGATTGAAAAAATATCTTTGGAAAAAATTTCTTTAGAGATTGATCTTGAAAAGGCGCTGATTGAGGATAGTGCTAAAATTGAACGTATCAAAAAGAAAATACAATCTTATGAAGCACAATACCAAGAACAGCTAAACAAAAAAATTATGCTTCAGATTGAACAATCTCTTTGCATGTTGAAGAATAAAAGAAGTAAAACATTTTTTAAGTTAATTGATGGAATTGAAATTCATATAAAAGAGGTTTCTACAGAATTTTTCCCAGTTTATGTAGAAGAGTTTAAGATACTCAGAGAAATAGCAAAAGAAGTTCTCGGCTCTACAAAACTTTTTTTTAGTTCAACACTTTATGAGAGCAGGGAGATTTTGTCACAAATAAAAGGTTATTTCACATCTCCATTATTCGTATTTAACGAGCAACCAATAAGCTTGTCAAGTTTGATTAAAGCTATAATCTTGATTATATTTGGTTTGATAGTAGGTAGGTTTTATAAAAGATGGGTTGCCCGTATCTCTCGAAAATGGCCGGATATGAGTCAGATGTCAGTGCGTCTAGCCTCAAATATAGGCTATTATTTGATTATTGCTATCTCCTTTATTGTTGCAATGGGGAGTTTGGGAATAGATATGACATCTATCTCTTTGATTGCAGGAGCATTGTCAATCGGTATCGGTTTTGGACTTCAAACCGTTGTCTCAAATCTGATAGCCGGAATCATACTAATGTTTGAGCGTACTATACGCATCGGGGATACAATTGAGATAAATGATACAATGCGTGGCAGAGTTACAGATATGCGTATCCGTTCAACTACTATTAAAACATTTGATAATATTGATATAGTTATTCCTAACTCATCGTTTATTCAAAATAATGTTATTAACTGGACACTTGATGACATCTCAAGAAGAGTGCATATTCCCTTTGGTGTAGCATATGGGACAGATGTGGACATTGTTAAGAAAGTAATATTAGATGAACTTGAAAATTGCAATCTTACATATATTAGAGATGATATAAATAAGAAGCCTGAAGTGTGGATGATAGCTATGAACAGCAGTAGCGTAGATTTTGAGTTGTTAGTGTGGGTAGATTGGGACAATAAGTTCCGTCCAAATTCATTAAAGTCAGATTTTCTAATCTTAATATACAATACACTTAATAAGAATGGGATACAGATTCCATTCCCGCAACTTGATTTACATGTAAGGCACATGCCATTATAA
- a CDS encoding IS3 family transposase, with translation MQKHQQSFSVKQMCMVLKVDKSSYYHWIKAGRIIKKEDTQLNNLIEAIFVQGRKNYGTRRIQDKLKELYGLLVSRKRISNIMKTLGLIVKMKRRYKNTTDSNHNLPIAPNLLNRDFYASAPDTKYVGDITYISTGEGWLYLATVIDLYSRKVVGWSMDDTMKVSLVNNALNMAIQHRNPPQGLLWHTDRGSQYASYSHKDLLKNNGITASMSRKGNCWDNAVAESFFKTLKSDLVYQTYFYTKNQAKREIFEYIEFYYNRVRSHSYLGNVSPSKFEEMNLVLQMETAA, from the coding sequence ATGCAAAAACATCAACAGAGTTTCAGTGTTAAACAGATGTGCATGGTTCTTAAGGTAGATAAATCATCTTATTACCATTGGATAAAAGCCGGCCGTATCATCAAAAAAGAAGATACTCAGCTCAATAATTTAATTGAAGCTATATTTGTTCAAGGTCGAAAGAACTACGGGACAAGAAGGATACAGGACAAATTAAAAGAGTTGTATGGCTTGTTAGTATCTAGAAAGCGAATTTCTAACATAATGAAGACTCTTGGTCTAATAGTAAAAATGAAAAGAAGATATAAAAATACAACTGACTCTAATCATAATTTACCAATAGCACCAAATCTACTCAATAGAGATTTTTATGCATCTGCACCAGATACTAAATATGTGGGTGATATTACCTATATATCAACAGGAGAAGGATGGCTATACCTTGCTACTGTCATAGATCTATACTCCCGAAAAGTTGTAGGGTGGTCTATGGATGATACTATGAAAGTTTCACTTGTAAATAATGCATTAAATATGGCTATACAACATAGAAATCCACCTCAAGGGCTATTGTGGCATACAGATAGAGGTAGCCAGTATGCATCTTATAGTCATAAAGATTTATTAAAAAACAATGGCATAACTGCAAGCATGAGCAGAAAGGGTAATTGCTGGGATAACGCAGTTGCTGAAAGCTTCTTCAAAACTCTAAAATCTGACTTGGTATATCAAACCTATTTTTATACTAAAAATCAAGCAAAAAGAGAAATATTTGAGTATATAGAATTTTATTATAATAGAGTAAGAAGTCATAGTTATCTAGGAAATGTATCTCCTTCTAAGTTTGAGGAGATGAACTTGGTGTTGCAAATGGAAACAGCTGCTTAA
- a CDS encoding magnesium transporter CorA family protein produces the protein MENLEQLIDTLHLEDLANELHPSFFDENDGYDMLIVRLPVIKDKLEVNSTGFVLTSNSSYMYDKNKKTFKDIGDRFGGPHKITDSILDGFLKSFTGYQDKVVDMEELLYDDNVTDDFMKNWLDLKRDILRIERVLLRASLIMSEVIEAYNKEESFPINSYIDLHEHMERTKRSAELQLSKLDYIYNFYTARTNEKMNKMVYLLTLISAVFLPLNLVVGFFGMNTSGLPFADGKSGTVSAVLLMVSLLTVTSGVLYFSKGKTDKG, from the coding sequence ATGGAAAATTTAGAACAGTTGATTGACACATTACACCTAGAGGATTTAGCAAACGAGTTGCATCCATCTTTTTTTGATGAAAATGATGGTTATGATATGCTTATTGTTAGACTTCCCGTTATTAAGGACAAGCTAGAGGTTAACTCTACGGGTTTTGTACTAACTTCAAATAGTAGTTACATGTATGATAAAAACAAAAAAACATTTAAGGATATTGGTGATAGATTTGGGGGTCCACACAAAATTACAGATAGTATATTAGACGGTTTTTTAAAATCTTTTACAGGTTACCAAGATAAAGTTGTGGATATGGAAGAGCTTTTATATGATGATAATGTGACTGATGATTTTATGAAAAATTGGCTTGACCTTAAGCGTGACATACTTCGAATAGAGAGGGTTTTACTAAGAGCATCACTGATTATGAGCGAGGTAATTGAAGCTTACAACAAAGAAGAAAGTTTCCCAATAAATAGCTATATTGACCTGCATGAGCACATGGAGAGGACAAAGCGTTCTGCTGAACTTCAGCTCTCAAAACTAGATTATATTTATAATTTTTACACTGCACGTACAAACGAAAAGATGAATAAGATGGTTTATCTTCTTACTCTTATATCAGCTGTATTTCTTCCTCTTAATCTTGTAGTAGGTTTTTTTGGTATGAACACAAGCGGTCTCCCTTTTGCAGATGGCAAGAGTGGGACTGTAAGTGCAGTTTTGCTTATGGTTTCTCTTCTTACTGTTACATCAGGTGTGCTTTATTTTAGTAAAGGTAAAACAGATAAGGGATAG
- a CDS encoding TRAP transporter small permease subunit, producing the protein MIDKSLKYLGYFTAFILGLLVLLVVYDATVRYLFSGGSIALQELEWHLFDIVILFGIAYTLREDAHVRVDIFYATFSDKTKALINTVSSLFFIFPFSVLIIYIGLDFVSQSFIQDECSSNPGGLDYRFLVKSLMPLSFIFLALQAIKDTKTNFYMWKSL; encoded by the coding sequence ATGATAGATAAAAGCCTGAAATATTTGGGATATTTTACTGCTTTTATCTTAGGCTTGCTGGTTTTACTTGTCGTTTATGATGCAACTGTAAGATACTTATTTTCTGGTGGCTCTATTGCCCTTCAGGAGTTGGAGTGGCACCTTTTTGATATTGTTATTCTTTTTGGTATTGCTTATACATTAAGAGAAGATGCACATGTAAGGGTAGATATTTTTTACGCCACATTTTCTGACAAAACAAAAGCACTCATAAATACTGTTTCTTCTCTTTTTTTTATCTTCCCTTTTTCAGTTTTGATTATCTATATAGGTTTAGATTTTGTTTCCCAAAGTTTCATTCAAGATGAGTGTTCTTCAAATCCAGGAGGTTTGGATTATCGTTTTTTAGTGAAGTCACTTATGCCGTTATCGTTTATATTTTTGGCTCTTCAGGCTATTAAGGATACAAAAACTAATTTCTACATGTGGAAGTCATTATGA
- a CDS encoding IS5 family transposase → MAGLFDYEFQLEKINQHQPPLNKLNKVINWEIFRAPIEEALYVEPKAPGGRPPYDKLMMFKIVILQKYYNLSDEQTEFQIKDRLSFMQFLGLQIGDNVPDEKTIWLFKENLKEKKLSKTLFELFTSQLVNKGIVAREGSMVDASFVDAPRQRNSREDNADIKKGAIPLEFAKNKAKLSQKDTDAKWMTKNNERHYGYKNHVNADAKTKLITKFSVSSAAPHDSTELESIVNENDNILYADSAYRSAKIEEYLETKQCKSHVHEKGYRNNPLDAQQKLANSMKSKIRARVEHIFGFMTNSMNDALHMTSIGIKRIESNIGFLNLTYNLFRYEQLVRLQKVKIM, encoded by the coding sequence ATGGCTGGATTGTTTGATTACGAATTTCAATTGGAAAAAATAAACCAACATCAACCACCATTGAATAAACTCAACAAAGTTATCAACTGGGAAATATTTAGAGCGCCGATTGAAGAAGCGCTATACGTAGAGCCAAAAGCGCCAGGAGGAAGACCTCCTTATGACAAGTTGATGATGTTCAAGATAGTAATACTCCAAAAATACTATAACCTCTCAGACGAACAAACAGAGTTTCAAATAAAGGACAGATTGTCCTTTATGCAGTTTCTAGGACTTCAAATAGGCGATAATGTTCCAGACGAGAAGACCATATGGCTTTTTAAAGAGAACCTAAAAGAAAAGAAGCTTTCAAAAACTCTTTTTGAGCTATTCACATCTCAATTAGTCAACAAAGGAATAGTAGCTCGAGAAGGAAGTATGGTAGACGCTTCATTTGTAGATGCTCCAAGACAAAGAAACTCAAGAGAAGATAACGCGGATATTAAAAAAGGTGCTATTCCTTTAGAATTTGCAAAGAACAAAGCGAAACTTTCTCAAAAAGATACAGATGCTAAATGGATGACCAAAAACAATGAAAGACACTATGGCTACAAGAATCATGTAAACGCGGATGCTAAAACTAAACTCATAACGAAATTTAGTGTTAGTAGTGCAGCCCCTCATGATTCCACAGAGTTAGAGTCTATTGTAAATGAAAATGATAATATTTTATACGCTGATAGTGCGTACAGAAGCGCGAAGATCGAAGAGTACCTTGAAACTAAGCAATGTAAAAGTCATGTGCACGAAAAAGGATATAGAAATAATCCACTAGACGCGCAACAAAAGCTTGCCAATTCTATGAAGTCAAAAATAAGAGCGAGAGTGGAACATATATTTGGATTCATGACCAATTCAATGAATGACGCCCTGCATATGACTTCAATAGGAATAAAACGAATTGAATCAAATATAGGGTTCTTGAATCTAACCTATAATCTTTTTAGATATGAACAGTTAGTTAGGCTTCAAAAAGTGAAAATAATGTAA
- a CDS encoding TRAP transporter large permease, whose amino-acid sequence MTALLMFVVVLALLLIGIPVAFVFGTVAIAFAFLIPELGFDVFSVLPFRIYGIMSNTTLMAVPMFITMGLVLEKSKMAEKLLVSMSSLFRDVRGGLAVSVVLVGAMLAASTGIVSASVVMMSVIALPLMLKAGYDKGLASGTVAASGTLGQIIPPSIILIILGDVMSVSVGDLFIAAVLPGLVLVGLYIFYILIRSYFSPELAPIPKNIKRVSIKEAIFSIVPPLLLMVSVLGSIFAGVASPTESAAFGVIGALVLSAFNGSLNFEMLKYASLESVKLTGMIFMILIGATAFSLVFNELGGSDLILEFFSQDIGDVWVFIAVAMLSIFILGFFIDFIEISFIVVPILVPVMEAFGIDPIWFAVLIALNLQASFLTPPFGLSLFFLKGAAGDTIKTIEIYKGIVPFILLQLLGLVLVVIFPNLVFAFL is encoded by the coding sequence ATGACAGCGCTACTAATGTTTGTAGTTGTTTTAGCACTGCTGCTTATCGGAATTCCAGTCGCCTTTGTGTTTGGAACCGTAGCAATAGCTTTTGCATTTCTTATCCCTGAACTTGGTTTTGATGTTTTTTCAGTTTTACCTTTTAGAATATATGGAATTATGTCTAACACTACTCTTATGGCAGTCCCTATGTTTATTACAATGGGGTTAGTGCTTGAAAAGTCCAAAATGGCTGAGAAGCTTTTAGTTTCGATGAGTTCTCTTTTTCGTGATGTAAGGGGAGGGCTAGCTGTCAGCGTTGTTTTGGTTGGGGCAATGCTAGCTGCATCAACGGGCATAGTCTCAGCTTCTGTTGTTATGATGAGTGTCATAGCACTTCCTCTTATGTTAAAAGCAGGGTATGACAAAGGTTTGGCTTCGGGAACTGTTGCCGCTTCAGGGACTCTAGGACAAATTATACCGCCATCTATTATCTTGATTATTTTAGGTGATGTTATGAGTGTTAGTGTTGGGGACCTTTTTATAGCAGCAGTACTTCCTGGGCTTGTGCTTGTAGGATTGTATATATTTTATATTTTAATCCGCTCTTACTTTTCCCCAGAGCTGGCACCGATACCTAAAAATATTAAAAGAGTTAGTATCAAAGAGGCTATTTTTTCCATAGTTCCACCACTCCTTTTGATGGTCTCTGTTTTAGGAAGTATATTTGCCGGAGTTGCTTCACCTACAGAATCGGCAGCGTTTGGCGTTATAGGTGCACTAGTACTTAGTGCGTTCAATGGATCATTAAACTTTGAGATGTTAAAGTATGCTTCGCTGGAGAGTGTTAAACTCACAGGTATGATTTTTATGATTCTTATAGGAGCTACTGCATTTTCTCTTGTCTTTAATGAACTTGGAGGTTCAGACCTTATATTGGAGTTTTTTAGCCAGGATATAGGAGATGTATGGGTTTTTATAGCCGTTGCAATGCTTAGTATCTTTATACTCGGTTTTTTTATAGACTTTATAGAGATATCTTTTATAGTCGTCCCTATCTTAGTTCCGGTCATGGAGGCTTTTGGGATAGATCCTATTTGGTTTGCTGTCTTAATTGCTCTAAACTTACAGGCCTCATTTTTAACACCTCCGTTTGGACTCTCTTTGTTCTTTTTAAAGGGAGCTGCTGGAGATACAATCAAAACAATAGAGATATATAAAGGGATAGTACCATTTATACTTTTACAACTTTTGGGACTTGTTTTGGTTGTAATATTTCCAAATCTTGTGTTTGCATTTCTTTGA
- a CDS encoding DUF2156 domain-containing protein: MANLTVNNQTLKPFILDSKPIMEKYLLKLEVDISDYTFAANYIWLANSSGFYAIINKCFCLFVMTGGELTMLLPPLGKKKYITDVIIECFEIMNSNNSSPYYARIDYVQESMVEEFVHSTDEAESMFVMLENYILEKKLVDYIYSVDSLIELRGNSYHTKRTEINKFTKSYPEHVIEKLDSVKHKDEIIKLFNKWVSDRVKYMPGEEAENFLEGIHQERFAIKQMLKYYDELSLIGLVIYINGELKGFTVGERISHDTASVIIEKTDFEILGCAQFIFREFSKMLKEHYNAVYINVGDDMGFENLRKVKMSYRPFKLVPKYTIYQK; this comes from the coding sequence ATGGCTAATTTAACAGTAAACAATCAAACACTCAAGCCTTTTATACTTGACTCAAAACCTATTATGGAAAAGTATCTTTTAAAACTTGAAGTAGACATAAGTGACTATACATTTGCAGCAAATTATATTTGGCTTGCAAACAGTAGCGGATTTTATGCAATCATAAACAAATGTTTTTGTCTATTCGTAATGACGGGAGGGGAACTCACCATGTTGCTTCCTCCACTAGGAAAGAAAAAATATATTACAGATGTGATAATTGAGTGTTTTGAGATTATGAATTCCAACAACAGTTCTCCTTATTATGCCCGCATAGATTATGTGCAGGAGTCTATGGTTGAAGAGTTTGTTCACTCTACCGATGAAGCTGAGAGTATGTTTGTGATGCTGGAGAACTATATCTTAGAAAAAAAACTTGTTGACTATATCTATTCGGTTGACAGCCTGATTGAACTGCGTGGAAACAGCTACCACACAAAACGTACAGAGATTAATAAGTTTACAAAGTCGTATCCTGAACATGTTATTGAAAAGCTTGATAGCGTTAAACATAAAGATGAGATAATAAAACTATTTAATAAGTGGGTCTCAGACAGGGTGAAATACATGCCGGGAGAGGAAGCGGAAAACTTCCTTGAAGGGATTCATCAGGAGCGTTTTGCGATTAAACAGATGTTGAAATATTATGATGAACTCTCTCTTATTGGCTTGGTTATATATATTAACGGTGAGCTAAAAGGGTTTACGGTAGGAGAGCGCATTAGTCATGATACAGCGAGTGTCATAATAGAAAAGACAGATTTTGAAATTCTTGGATGTGCTCAGTTTATCTTCCGTGAGTTTTCCAAAATGCTTAAAGAGCATTATAATGCAGTCTATATCAATGTTGGTGATGATATGGGATTTGAGAATCTTCGTAAGGTTAAGATGTCCTACCGTCCATTTAAGCTTGTTCCGAAATATACAATTTATCAAAAATGA
- the rimI gene encoding ribosomal protein S18-alanine N-acetyltransferase: MIIRKARLCDVSKLYALEGELFSEENFPLSRSSFAYHVRNNMLYLAEVNGSIAGYVLVLIKRTNAKLYSIGVSEAYRGKKIAEKLLELVSKELISLGFKKTTLEVRTDNKIAIALYERVGFNIKKRLEAFYLDGCDAYLMELEYGDKTL, from the coding sequence ATGATAATTCGCAAAGCAAGATTATGTGATGTCTCTAAGCTTTATGCCTTAGAGGGTGAACTTTTTTCGGAGGAGAACTTTCCACTCTCTCGAAGTTCTTTTGCTTACCATGTGCGAAATAACATGTTATATTTAGCGGAGGTAAATGGTAGTATCGCAGGATATGTTTTGGTGTTAATAAAGCGAACCAATGCCAAACTGTACTCCATCGGAGTTAGCGAGGCTTATCGTGGAAAAAAAATAGCTGAGAAACTATTGGAATTAGTATCTAAAGAGTTGATATCTTTGGGTTTTAAAAAAACTACTCTCGAAGTGCGAACAGACAATAAAATAGCCATTGCTTTATATGAGAGAGTTGGCTTTAATATAAAAAAGAGACTTGAAGCCTTTTATTTAGATGGGTGTGATGCCTATCTTATGGAGTTAGAGTATGGCGATAAAACACTATAA
- a CDS encoding transposase: MRNSKFNREFRDSTVQLILNNNESVSKVAGDLDINPKTLYNWINSYKKEHNIATQSIKTSHFGETLDEENKRLRRENKLLKQERDILKKATAYFAKETL; this comes from the coding sequence ATGAGAAACAGTAAATTTAATAGAGAGTTTAGAGACTCAACAGTGCAATTAATTCTCAACAATAATGAGAGCGTCTCAAAAGTTGCAGGAGACTTAGATATAAATCCAAAGACATTATACAACTGGATTAATAGCTATAAAAAAGAACATAATATAGCAACACAAAGCATAAAAACATCTCACTTTGGTGAAACTCTAGATGAAGAAAATAAACGCCTTAGACGCGAGAATAAGCTACTTAAACAAGAGCGTGACATCTTAAAAAAGGCAACGGCGTACTTTGCCAAAGAAACTCTATAA
- the ppk2 gene encoding polyphosphate kinase 2 has product MQKYDLTEEQYKEAISTYSESLALEPYQAELVKLQQHIENHSLKLIILFEGRDAAGKGSVIGSVSRYMNPKHYRIVALGRPSEQERTQWYFQRYIKHFPHGGEIVLFDRSWYNRAMVEPVFGFCSQEEHELFMKHVVPFEESLVQQGTVVVKLYFSVIKEKQAERFEQRRTDPLRQWKLSEIDLQAQSMWGQFTKTKYRMLKDTCHNEAPWYVIRSSDKHKARLETMKLILNQIDYDGKNHSLDLSPDTKTVFTAKQEIEIMDNDGLL; this is encoded by the coding sequence ATGCAAAAATACGACTTGACAGAAGAGCAATACAAAGAGGCTATTAGTACATACTCTGAATCGCTGGCACTTGAGCCATATCAGGCTGAGCTTGTGAAACTTCAACAACACATAGAGAACCATAGCCTCAAGCTTATCATTCTTTTTGAGGGGCGTGATGCGGCGGGCAAAGGGAGTGTTATTGGCAGTGTTAGCCGATATATGAATCCAAAACATTACCGTATTGTTGCTTTAGGGCGTCCTAGCGAGCAGGAGAGAACACAATGGTATTTTCAAAGATATATTAAACATTTTCCTCATGGAGGAGAAATAGTACTCTTTGACAGAAGTTGGTATAACCGTGCGATGGTAGAACCTGTTTTTGGTTTTTGTTCTCAAGAGGAGCATGAGCTTTTTATGAAACATGTTGTCCCATTTGAAGAATCTTTGGTCCAACAGGGAACAGTAGTTGTCAAGCTTTACTTTAGCGTTATAAAAGAGAAGCAGGCAGAGAGGTTTGAGCAACGTAGAACAGACCCTCTTCGACAATGGAAACTAAGCGAAATTGATTTGCAGGCACAAAGCATGTGGGGGCAGTTTACAAAGACTAAATACCGTATGCTAAAAGATACATGTCACAACGAGGCACCATGGTACGTAATACGTTCAAGCGACAAACATAAGGCGCGTTTAGAGACTATGAAACTTATTTTAAATCAAATTGACTATGACGGAAAAAATCATTCACTAGATTTGTCACCTGACACAAAAACTGTTTTTACTGCCAAACAAGAGATAGAGATAATGGATAATGATGGGCTTTTATAG